From the Megalopta genalis isolate 19385.01 chromosome 13, iyMegGena1_principal, whole genome shotgun sequence genome, one window contains:
- the LOC117224954 gene encoding mitoferrin-1 isoform X1, translating into MNAEIYESLPTSSMAVHMTAGAFAGIMEHCVMYPLDSVKTRMQALTPGLGGGGGISEVFFRMVQQEGVLRPIRGMSAMVVGAGPAHALYFSCYEFIKNRILASRAHSDFNLIAYGTAGCVATLLHDGVMNPAEVVKQRLQMYNSPYRNVIACIKSIYETEGLKAFYRSYTTQLAMNVPFQMIHFMTYEVAQNFTNPEHVYNPIAHMKSGALAGAIAAAVTTPLDVCKTLLNTQNGVHAHGMIDAFKKVYAYGGVSGYFRGLYARILYQIPATTICWSTYEFFKYILHKKQGDEFCGPEADNDLSGANQSQAGSSRSSRLKDVSVYLNKTAPSSVLLDVSTS; encoded by the exons ATGAATGCGGAAATATACGAGAGCCTGCCGACATCCTCCATGGCCGTGCATATGACAGCAGGTGCGTTTGCTGGAATAATGGAACATTGTGTGATGTACCCCCTTGATAGTGTCAag ACGAGAATGCAGGCATTGACTCCAGGTctaggagggggaggagggatAAGTGAAGTTTTCTTTAGAATGGTACAACAAGAGGGCGTTCTAAGACCAATTCGTGGTATGAGTGCAATGGTTGTGGGGGCTGGTCCAGCACATGCCTTATATTTTTCATGTTATGAGTTCATAAAAAATAGGATACTAGCTTCAAGGGCACACTCTGACTTTAATTTGATTGCCTATGGAACTGCTGGCTGTGTTGCAACGCTCCTTCATGATGGTGTAATGAATCCAGCAGAag TGGTCAAACAACGATTACAAATGTATAACTCTCCATATCGAAATGTCATAGCATGTATAAAAAGTATATATGAAACAGAAGGTTTAAAGGCATTCTACAGGAGTTACACAACTCAGTTGGCCATGAATGTACCTTTCCAAATGATCCACTTTATGACTTACGAAGTAGCACAAAATTTTACGAATCCAGAACATGTATACAATCCTATAGCACATATGAAATCTG GTGCATTAGCAGGAGCTATTGCTGCTGCAGTCACGACCCCTTTAGATGTTTGTAAAACACTTTTAAATACACAGAATGGCGTACATGCTCATGGTATGATAGATGCTTTTAAGAAGGTTTATGCCTATGGAGGTGTAAGTGGTTACTTCCGTGGTTTATATGCTCGTATTCTGTATCAAATTCCAGCAACCACTATTTGTTGGTCAAC ATatgaatttttcaaatatatccTACATAAAAAACAAGGTGATGAATTTTGTGGACCAGAAGCTGATAACGATTTAAGTGGTGCAAATCAGAGTCAAGCTGGTTCTTCTAGGTCTAGTCGCTTGAAAGATGTGAGCGTTTATCTTAATAAAACAGCCCCAAGCTCGGTATTACTTGATGTGTCTACCAGTTAG
- the LOC117224954 gene encoding mitoferrin-2 isoform X2 produces MQALTPGLGGGGGISEVFFRMVQQEGVLRPIRGMSAMVVGAGPAHALYFSCYEFIKNRILASRAHSDFNLIAYGTAGCVATLLHDGVMNPAEVVKQRLQMYNSPYRNVIACIKSIYETEGLKAFYRSYTTQLAMNVPFQMIHFMTYEVAQNFTNPEHVYNPIAHMKSGALAGAIAAAVTTPLDVCKTLLNTQNGVHAHGMIDAFKKVYAYGGVSGYFRGLYARILYQIPATTICWSTYEFFKYILHKKQGDEFCGPEADNDLSGANQSQAGSSRSSRLKDVSVYLNKTAPSSVLLDVSTS; encoded by the exons ATGCAGGCATTGACTCCAGGTctaggagggggaggagggatAAGTGAAGTTTTCTTTAGAATGGTACAACAAGAGGGCGTTCTAAGACCAATTCGTGGTATGAGTGCAATGGTTGTGGGGGCTGGTCCAGCACATGCCTTATATTTTTCATGTTATGAGTTCATAAAAAATAGGATACTAGCTTCAAGGGCACACTCTGACTTTAATTTGATTGCCTATGGAACTGCTGGCTGTGTTGCAACGCTCCTTCATGATGGTGTAATGAATCCAGCAGAag TGGTCAAACAACGATTACAAATGTATAACTCTCCATATCGAAATGTCATAGCATGTATAAAAAGTATATATGAAACAGAAGGTTTAAAGGCATTCTACAGGAGTTACACAACTCAGTTGGCCATGAATGTACCTTTCCAAATGATCCACTTTATGACTTACGAAGTAGCACAAAATTTTACGAATCCAGAACATGTATACAATCCTATAGCACATATGAAATCTG GTGCATTAGCAGGAGCTATTGCTGCTGCAGTCACGACCCCTTTAGATGTTTGTAAAACACTTTTAAATACACAGAATGGCGTACATGCTCATGGTATGATAGATGCTTTTAAGAAGGTTTATGCCTATGGAGGTGTAAGTGGTTACTTCCGTGGTTTATATGCTCGTATTCTGTATCAAATTCCAGCAACCACTATTTGTTGGTCAAC ATatgaatttttcaaatatatccTACATAAAAAACAAGGTGATGAATTTTGTGGACCAGAAGCTGATAACGATTTAAGTGGTGCAAATCAGAGTCAAGCTGGTTCTTCTAGGTCTAGTCGCTTGAAAGATGTGAGCGTTTATCTTAATAAAACAGCCCCAAGCTCGGTATTACTTGATGTGTCTACCAGTTAG
- the LOC117224955 gene encoding protein SPMIP1 has protein sequence MANKGICDARCQAFHVAMIQREEAGRIRWFLKNQQKLLDRLKITEPVKAVELSTPEPEKQSSTIHLKPLPNWRPDKSDGSVDMNIMKPIDPQVRATLYEGAPSFITAENYLNKRLKDMPEERFYYPDCTNWLYGWRLSDYPPVPRSKVGHTNVMIREFYHAKMSSLRKDPEWYRPCLRTPTKCNS, from the exons ATGGCGAATAAAGGTATTTGCGATGCTCGTTGTCAGGCGTTTCACGTTGCGATGATACAGAGAGAGGAGGCTGGACGTATCAGATGGTTTTTAAAAAATCAACAGAAGTTATTGGATCGGTTGAAGATTACCGAACCTGTAAAAGCAGTTGAATTATCCACGCCTGAGCCAGAAAAACAATCGAGCACT ATACATTTGAAGCCATTACCAAATTGGAGACCCGACAAATCTGATGGCTCTGTCGATATGAACATTATGAAACCAATTGATCCTCAAGTCAGGGCCACCCTGTACGAAGGTGCACCTAGCTTCATAACTGCtgaaaattatcttaacaaaaG ACTGAAAGATATGCCAGAAGAGCGTTTTTATTATCCGGATTGCACAAATTGGTTATACGGATGGCGACTCTCGGATTATCCACCTGTTCCACGAAGCAAAGTTGGACACACTAATGTCATGATACGGGAATTTTATCATGCGAAAATGTCGAGTCTTCGGAAGGATCCGGAATGGTACCGGCCATGTTTACGCACGCCAACGAAATGCAACTCATAG